TATCGGAGGCGCAACCGGTCGTGAGCTATTGCAAACGCCGACCGATCGATACCACTATTCCCTCCTCACTTGTCAGCCGCAACCTGGATCTTTTGCACCAGGAATGCAGATTCCGGGTCGACCCCCAGGTGGCCGCAATCAGCGGATCGGTCAGATCGACTTTTCGAACAACAGCGATCGTTGATGCGATCGAGTTCGATGCCTCGGATGCGCTTGTGGTCGATAGCGTAGTGTATCACGGTATCAGGCTTCCAGCAATTCGTCCCGGCGACGACCTGATTCGCATTGAACTTCCCGCAACACTGGCCAACGGCTCCTATGATTCGATCGACGTCCACTATCACGGCACCCCTTCCTCCGGCGGATTCGGTTCATTCGAGACGGCGCAACACGACGGGCAACCGGTGTTGTGGACCCTGTCGGAACCCTATGGCGCCCGCGACTGGTGGCCCTGCCGGCAGACCCTCGACGACAAGATCGACTCGCTCGATGTCATCGTCACCAACCCGGCCGGTTATCGCAGCGCGTCGAACGGCCTCCTGGTCCTCGATACGATCATCGGTAACGAACGCGTCACGCATTGGCAGCACCGCTATCCTATTGCCACGTACCTGGTGGCGATCGCCGTTACCAACTATGCGCGCTTCAACCTGACTGTTCCGCTGCCGGGTGGCGACGTTCCCGTGATTAACCTTTGCTTTCCCGAGGACAGCGTCTATGCCGCCACGGGCGCTTCCGTAGTGATCGGTCAGATGCAACTGTTCGATTCCTTGTTCGGCGCCTATCCCTTTCGGCAGGAAAAATACGGACAGGCGCAGTTCGGCTGGGGTGGCGGAATGGAACATCAAACCATGACATTCCTTGGCAGTTGGGAGAAAGAGCTGATCGCCCACGAACTTGCCCATCAGTGGTTCGGCGACATGATCACCTGCGGGAGTTGGGAAGATATCTGGCTCAATGAAGGCTTTGCCACGTACCTCAGCGGGCTCTGCTATGAATTCCTCGAACCCGAGCTGTGGAAACCGTTCCGGGAAAAACTGGTGGCAAACGGCACGCAGCTTGACGAAGGCAGTGTATTCTGCGATGACACCACTTCCGTCAGCAGGATCTTCAGTGGCGCACTGAGCTATTCCAAAGGCGCGATGGTACTCCACATGCTGCGGCAACTGATCGGAGATTCGGCTTTCTTCACCGGTGTCCGTCACTATGCGCTGGATCCGACCCTCCAATATTCCTTTAGCCGTACGACTACCTTGATCGCGCACGTCGAATCCGCCTGCCAATGCGACCTTGACCTGTTTTTTAATGAATGGTACGCAGGTAGCGGCTTCCCGCGTTACACCGCCTATTGGGAGAACCTGGAACAAAACAAGGTCCGGGTACAGTTGTTTCAATCCGGAAGCGCCGGTGATGGCCTATTCTTTCACAACCCCATCGAACTGGGGTTTTCAGGAGCAGCTCAGGATACCGTTGTACGCATACTACCACAAAGCTCTGGTGCGTTCTATGAATTCGAACCGGGATTCCGCGTAAGCGATATCACGATTGATCCACACGTGAATACCTTTACTGCCGGGAACAGGGTGTATCGGAAAGCTGTAAACGCTGAAGATGAACTCGTACTATTTCCCAATCCCACCGACCGGGAAATCACTATTCGCTGTGACCGCCCGAGCCTGTTCAACCGAACTGTATCGGTCAATCTGTTTAGTACGGATGGGCGATTGGTGTATTCCGAAAAAACAGCGTTCACCCCCACTGCATCCTGTTCGATATACTTAGATGATCTTCCTTCCGGCTTGTACCTCGTGGAGTTGACCGATGACCAGGGTCTGCGATGGACCCGGAAGTTGGGTGTTACACATCCTTGAAAAAGCCCGCTGCGACCGTATCGGCGAAGAATTTTCCTTGCCGGGACAAACGGAAACCTCCGGCATAGGACTCCAGCCAACCTGTTTCCCGCACTTTCTCCAGTTGTTCCATTACCTGCTTTAATGCGGCTGATCCGAATCGCGCCCGAACATCTTCAAAGGGCACTCCCCATTGCGTACGCAGACGGGTCAAGAGATACTCGTTGAATACTGAGGCCGGAGCGATAGACTCCCGTTCAAGCGGCAGTTGGCCGGCTTGAATGCTGCGGATATATTCATGATTGTTACGAATGACGGCCGAACGGATGCTGCCGTCGAAGGAATGAGCGGATGGCCCGACACCCAGGTAGGGCGCTCCGAACCAATACGCGGTATTGTGCTGCGAGTACCTTCCGGGTCGAGCGAAGTTGGAGATCTCGTAGTGTTCGAACCCGTTGGCCTCCGCCCAATCCAGTAGTAGTCCGAACTGGCGTGCCGCCTGCTCTTCATCCGTATCGTGCAGTACTCGTTGCCGGATCAATTTGTCAAGGGCCGTGCGGGGTTCTACCGTCAGCGAGTAGGCGGAAAAATGATCCAGCCCGAGTCCGCGCAACACTTCCAGGTTCTCCAGCCACTTTTCATCATCCATTCCTGGCGTGCCGTAGATGAGATCGATCGTCAGCAACTCAAAACTCGCGGCGCGTGCCCGTTGAACCGCTGACAAGGCTTCCTCCGCCGTGTGGACCCTGTTCATGTAGCGCAGATCGGCTTCGTGAAAACTCTGTATCCCGACCGAAAGCCGGTTGATCCCCAAGGATCGCCAGGCTTCCAGTGCAGCAGGATCAAGATCATCCGGGTTGGCCTCCAGGGTGATCTCCGCCGTCTCGGACACATGGAACAATTCCCGGATAACGCGAAACGTCGCTTCGAGCTCACCGATTGGAAGCAGGGAGGGCGTACCTCCGCCGAAATAAACGGTATCGATCGTTGGTCCTGGAAGTTCGGCCGCACGCATCCGCAACTCCTGTCGCATCGCGCCCATCAGGTCGGGAAGAGACTTCTGAACCGTACTGAAATGGAAATCGCAATAATGGCAGGCCTGCCGGCAGAAGGGAATATGCAGATAGAGACCGGACATCACTTCTTCAGCACGATCCGGAAAGTCGTTCCCTTTCCGATCTCCGAACTCTTCACGAAAATCTGTCCGTCGTGGTATTCCTCGATGATCCGCTTACTCAGGGATAAGCCCAACCCCCAACCGCGGTTCTTGGTCGTGAACCCTGGTTTGAAAATAGTCTTGTAGCTCGATTTGGGAACACCTTTGCCCGTGTCGGAAATGTCGATGTAGACGAACTGTTGCTGGTCGGTGATCATCACCAGGATTCGTCCGTTGCCCTCCATGGCGTCCAGGGCATTCTTGAGAATATTCTCCACCACCCACTCGAACAAGGGAACATTCATCGGCGCCTGGATGTCGTAGGCCGGCGCTTCGAGCGAGAAGGTGACCTTGTCCGACGAACGTGTCCGTATGTAGTCGATGCTGTGCTGCATGACCGTGCGCACATTTTCCTTCTTGAGACTCGGAGCGGAGCCGATCTTCGAAAAGCGGTCGGTAATGGTTTGCAGCCGTTGAATGTCCTTTTCTATTTCATTCGTATACTCCGAAGAAGTCCCTTTTATCTTGAGGAACTCCAGCCACGCCAGCAGCGACGAGAGCGGTGTACCAAGCTGATGCGCGGTCTCCTTCGCCATTCCGACCCACACCTGGTTTTGTTCCGCCTTTCGGGAACTGGAGAAAGCCAGGTACGAAACGAACAGGAAAAGCGCGATGACACCCAACTGGAAGTAAGGATAATAACGTAATCGGATCAGGAGATCCGAATCACGGTACAAAATGTATTGCTTCAGATTCTGGCCGATCCTGATCTCAATCGGATCATGCTCCGTGCGCATGATCAGGGCTTGCCGGTTGAGGTAAGTCGAGTCGAGTGCTTTGAGTGAGTCGAGATTCCGGTATGAAATGACCTTGAACTCCTCGTCGGCCCAGATGACCGGGATCGAATTGTTGTTGCTGATAACGGAGGAGAGGAAGTTGATGTCCGTATTCATCTCCGTCACATCGGCGAGCCGACGGGTCGCCTCCGCCCAGAGCTGGATACGCTTGTATTCCTCTTCCGACAGTTTATTGACCAACTTGTTGGTATACCACAGCGAGGCGGCGCCGATGAGTAGCGCGGCCACCAACAGCAGCAATTTCCAACGTTGTTTTTGGGTGTAAATGTTCACCGTGGAGGACGGTTTTTCCCCGTTTTCAGGCCTAAAAGGCCATTCGGACAGGTTGGCAAAGATGGCAGAATTTCAGAAAACGGGAAATCAATCCCCGTTATTATCCCAATCCACCTGCAATTCCTCCTTTTTCCTTGCAGGCGGGGCCTTTGCGGTGTCCTTGCGGAACAGCCCGAACTCCTCTTTCAGCATCGACTTGATGGTCTGCTTTTCACGGGCCAGGTCAGACCGCACCTTCTCCCCTGCACCTTTCCGGTCGTATCCGATCTTGGGATCATCGACCGGACCTTTCATGCTAAGAAAAAGGCGGGTACGTCCCAGGCCGTCGTCTTCGACCTCTCCGAATTCCGAATTCTGTTGCTTGACCTTTCGACCCAATACATCCGATAAAAGGAGCTGAAGGCGGTAGTCAACGATGTTGTCGAAGTCATGCACACCGCTCAGGGAAAGGTTCAGGGCGCTGGATTGCACTTCCATCTGCGGGATGTTGATCCGCCTGCGCTCGATGGTGATGGTATTGCGGAGTGTGGAAAATCGGATGCGGTTCAGATCGGATAAGTGAATGTACTTCGCAACCGGTTGTAAGGGCGCGAAGTCATTGAGCTCTCCGTTCTCGATGGTCAGTTCGATGGCGGATCGGGTCTTGCGCGGATCATTCACCAGCCCGCTGGTCCAGGTGGAACTGAACTGTACCGACGCGCTGACCAGCCCTTTGACGTTCTTATCCGTCATCGTTTCCTGATCGAAGTTTTCCAGCTCGTAGAACAATTCCCGAATGTCGATGCGCTTGATATCCGCCACACAGCGCATGTACACACTGTCGTCGCGTGCCGCGTCAATCGTAGCGTCCATCGTACACGTTCCGTTCATCGAACGGAAACGCAGCTGTCGCCCGGTGATTACTTCGTGATCAAGCAGGATCCTGCCGGCAATGTCCTCCGCTTTGAATCTCCTGAACGTAAGTTGACCGACTTCAACGTCGAGGTCCGCGCGCAAACGTGGATTGAATTTCAATTTGTAACTGGTATCCTCCGCACTCGTGGCACTCTTGTCGGACAAGAGTTCATCCAATTCCAGACGCGAGCTTTCCAGTCGCGCCCGCATGTAACCGGGTTGATTCGGGATGAGCAGAAACGTGATGAAATTGTCGAACGTTCCGCTCATCCGGAGATCGCTGGAAGAGATCCTGCCGCTGAGCGACTCCACGTCCACTTTGTTATTGTCGAGATGGAAGGAGCCGTCGAAATCCCGGAACTCCAGCGGATTCCGCTTCAGGGTGAAGGCCACATCCGTCAGGCGAACGGATCCCGACGCCTGCACCTTGTAGAGATTCTCTGCGTTCACGCGCGGCAGGTCGCTGACCTTA
This DNA window, taken from Bacteroidota bacterium, encodes the following:
- a CDS encoding HAMP domain-containing histidine kinase: MNIYTQKQRWKLLLLVAALLIGAASLWYTNKLVNKLSEEEYKRIQLWAEATRRLADVTEMNTDINFLSSVISNNNSIPVIWADEEFKVISYRNLDSLKALDSTYLNRQALIMRTEHDPIEIRIGQNLKQYILYRDSDLLIRLRYYPYFQLGVIALFLFVSYLAFSSSRKAEQNQVWVGMAKETAHQLGTPLSSLLAWLEFLKIKGTSSEYTNEIEKDIQRLQTITDRFSKIGSAPSLKKENVRTVMQHSIDYIRTRSSDKVTFSLEAPAYDIQAPMNVPLFEWVVENILKNALDAMEGNGRILVMITDQQQFVYIDISDTGKGVPKSSYKTIFKPGFTTKNRGWGLGLSLSKRIIEEYHDGQIFVKSSEIGKGTTFRIVLKK
- a CDS encoding T9SS type A sorting domain-containing protein; translated protein: MHRLLILLLSALLHTGISEAQPVVSYCKRRPIDTTIPSSLVSRNLDLLHQECRFRVDPQVAAISGSVRSTFRTTAIVDAIEFDASDALVVDSVVYHGIRLPAIRPGDDLIRIELPATLANGSYDSIDVHYHGTPSSGGFGSFETAQHDGQPVLWTLSEPYGARDWWPCRQTLDDKIDSLDVIVTNPAGYRSASNGLLVLDTIIGNERVTHWQHRYPIATYLVAIAVTNYARFNLTVPLPGGDVPVINLCFPEDSVYAATGASVVIGQMQLFDSLFGAYPFRQEKYGQAQFGWGGGMEHQTMTFLGSWEKELIAHELAHQWFGDMITCGSWEDIWLNEGFATYLSGLCYEFLEPELWKPFREKLVANGTQLDEGSVFCDDTTSVSRIFSGALSYSKGAMVLHMLRQLIGDSAFFTGVRHYALDPTLQYSFSRTTTLIAHVESACQCDLDLFFNEWYAGSGFPRYTAYWENLEQNKVRVQLFQSGSAGDGLFFHNPIELGFSGAAQDTVVRILPQSSGAFYEFEPGFRVSDITIDPHVNTFTAGNRVYRKAVNAEDELVLFPNPTDREITIRCDRPSLFNRTVSVNLFSTDGRLVYSEKTAFTPTASCSIYLDDLPSGLYLVELTDDQGLRWTRKLGVTHP
- the hemW gene encoding radical SAM family heme chaperone HemW, whose product is MSGLYLHIPFCRQACHYCDFHFSTVQKSLPDLMGAMRQELRMRAAELPGPTIDTVYFGGGTPSLLPIGELEATFRVIRELFHVSETAEITLEANPDDLDPAALEAWRSLGINRLSVGIQSFHEADLRYMNRVHTAEEALSAVQRARAASFELLTIDLIYGTPGMDDEKWLENLEVLRGLGLDHFSAYSLTVEPRTALDKLIRQRVLHDTDEEQAARQFGLLLDWAEANGFEHYEISNFARPGRYSQHNTAYWFGAPYLGVGPSAHSFDGSIRSAVIRNNHEYIRSIQAGQLPLERESIAPASVFNEYLLTRLRTQWGVPFEDVRARFGSAALKQVMEQLEKVRETGWLESYAGGFRLSRQGKFFADTVAAGFFKDV